GTCCTCCGCGGTGAAGTCGATGCGCAGCATGCGTCCCCGATGCGTCTGCAAGCGTTTGCTGAACTCCTCCCCCATAGCCACGGAACGGGCGGGCCCCGCGGAACGGACTCTTCTCATCGCGTTCTGAGCGAATGTCCCGACAACTCCCGGCCATCGAGGCACCCTTGGCGCGGTGGGGGAGCGCCTGTCCCGGAGGAGGCAGGCGCCGCCCGCCTCCTCTGCTCCGCCGGGCTCCTCCGGGGTGCGATCACCCACCCGCGACGGGTGGGACACACGGGACGAACGGGCACTCGAAAGTGACCCTGCGTGGCCTGATCGGGTCACCCCCTCTTCCCGCATCACGCTGCGTGCGGGACGCTCGTGTGGCGGCACCCTTACGAGGAGGCATCAAGTGGTCGACGCGGATCAGACATTCGTCATCGTCGGAGGCGGACTCGCCGGCGCGAAGGCGGCCGAGACGCTCCGGGCGGAGGGCTTCACCGGGCGGGTGATACTGATCTGCGACGAGCGCGACCACCCGTACGAGCGCCCGCCCCTCTCCAAGGGCTACCTCCTCGGCAAGGAGGAGCGCGACAGCGTCTTCGTGCACGAGCCCGCCTGGTACGCGCGCAACGACATCGAGCTGCACCCGGGCCAGACCGTCGACGCGATCGACCGTACGGCGAAGACGGTGCGGTTCGGCGAGGACGGCACGGTCGTCCACTACGACAAGCTCCTGCTGGCCACCGGCGCCGAGCCGCGCCGCCTGGACATCCCGGGCACGGACCTGGCCGGCGTCCACCACCTGCGCCGCCTCGCGCACGCCGAGCGCCTCAAGGGGGTCCTGGCCTCGCTCGGCCGCGACAACGGCCACATCGTGATCGCCGGCACCGGCTGGATCGGCCTGGAGGTCGCGGCGGCGGCCCGCGAGTACGGCGCGGAGGTCACGGTCGTCGGGCCGGATCCGACTCCCCTGCACGGCGTCCTGGGCCCCGAGATCGGCGGACTCTTCGCCGAGCTGCACCGCGAGCACGGGGTGCGCTTCCACTTCGGCAGGCGGCTGACGGAGATCGTCGGCCAGGACGGCATGGTGCTGGCCGCCCGTACGGACGACGGCGAGGAGCACCCCGCGCACGACGTCCTGGCGGCGATCGGAGCGGCCCCGCGGGTCGCTCTCGCGGAGGCGGCCGGGCTGCAGATCGCCGACCGTACGAACGGTGGCGGCGTGGTGGTGAACGAACAGCTGCGCACCTCCGACCCCGACATCTACGCGGCCGGGGACGTGGCCTCCTTCCCGCACACCCTGTTCGGCACCCGGCTGCGGGTGGAGCACTGGGCCAACGCACTGAACGGCGGCCCGGCGGCGGCGCGGGCGATGCTCGGGCAGGACGTCACCTACGACCGTCTGCCGTACTTCTTCTCCGACCAGTACGACTTGGGGATGGAGTACTCCGGCTGGGCGCCGCCGGGGTCGTACGACGAAGTGGTGATCCGGGGGGACGCGGGGAAGCGGGAGTTCATCGCGTTCTGGGTCAGGGACGGCCGGGTGCTGGCCGGGATGAACGTGAACGTGTGGGACGTCACAGAGCCGATCCAGCGGCTGATTCGTTCCAGGGCGCGGGTCGACACGGATGCTTTGGCGGATCCCCATGTCGCGCTTGAGGGGCTGATCGCCTAGTCGTCTGCTGGGTTTCGTCGTCTCGCGGGTGCGGGTTGGCTGTGGCTGGTCGCGCCCACGCGGCGGAGCCGCATATCGATACAGCCCCGCCCCCAGGGCGTAGAGCTCGCGCCAGATGTGTCAGTCCGCCCCCGTAGAATTCACGCGTGGCAGGACGGATCAACGACGAGGACGTGAAGGCGGTACGGGACGCGGTCCCGATCGACGCCGTGGTGTCCGAGTACCTCCAGCTGCGCGGCGCGGGCGGCGGGAACCTCAAGGGGCTGTGCCCCTTCCATGACGAGAAGTCGCCGTCCTTCCAGGTCAGCCCGAGCAAGGGGCTCTTCCACTGCTTCGGCTGCCAGGAGGGCGGCGACACCATCACGTTCGTGATGAAGGTCGACCACCTCTCCTTCTCCGAGGCGGTCGAGCGCCTCGCCGCCCAGGCCGGCATCACCCTGCGCTACGAGGAGGGCGGGTACAACCCCTCCCACCAGCGCGGCGAGCGCATCCGCCTGGTCGAGGCCCACAAGATCGCCGCCGAGTGGTACGCCGAGCAGCTCGCCACCAGCCCCGAGGCCGACACCGGCCGTATCTTCCTCGCCGAGCGCGGCTTCGACCAGGCCGCCGCGGTCCACTTCGGCGTCGGCTACAGCCCCCAGGGCTGGGACCACCTCACCCGCTACCTCCGCGGCAAGGGCTTCGCCGACAAGGAGCTCCTCCTCTCCGGGCTCGCGCAGGAGGGCCGCCGCGGCCCCATCGACCGCTTCCGGGGCCGTCTGATGTGGCCGATCCGCGACATCGGCGGCGACGTGGTCGGCTTCGGCGCGCGCAAGCTGTACGAGGCCGACAACG
Above is a window of Streptomyces sp. DT2A-34 DNA encoding:
- a CDS encoding NAD(P)/FAD-dependent oxidoreductase, which codes for MVDADQTFVIVGGGLAGAKAAETLRAEGFTGRVILICDERDHPYERPPLSKGYLLGKEERDSVFVHEPAWYARNDIELHPGQTVDAIDRTAKTVRFGEDGTVVHYDKLLLATGAEPRRLDIPGTDLAGVHHLRRLAHAERLKGVLASLGRDNGHIVIAGTGWIGLEVAAAAREYGAEVTVVGPDPTPLHGVLGPEIGGLFAELHREHGVRFHFGRRLTEIVGQDGMVLAARTDDGEEHPAHDVLAAIGAAPRVALAEAAGLQIADRTNGGGVVVNEQLRTSDPDIYAAGDVASFPHTLFGTRLRVEHWANALNGGPAAARAMLGQDVTYDRLPYFFSDQYDLGMEYSGWAPPGSYDEVVIRGDAGKREFIAFWVRDGRVLAGMNVNVWDVTEPIQRLIRSRARVDTDALADPHVALEGLIA